The following coding sequences are from one Methyloceanibacter stevinii window:
- a CDS encoding EAL domain-containing protein, whose protein sequence is MSGFGLNILECVNTLELQAVLDKDAPDLIVLGLAEDGGAFGDVLETLAARGFSGKVLPLVRHASTVIDEVQAIAEGLGLSLLPPLVMPFNDERLRSRIAALLPEVSDGPTMDIREALRFGWLELWYQPKIDVRTLAMHGAEALLRIRHPKWGIVPPAYFIADDGDPRLELVSKTVISRAVDDWYFFFRERYAIELAINLPVPFFQAPCSLDYLCRKLPGHTAFEGILVESNGVDILRNLDFIRGLAKQFRAHKIGISIDDIGAEWGSFCGLREFPFVEIKVDRKFVDGCANDGLKRSICADIVKLANCYGARTVAEGVETWGDFHAVREMGFDLIQGFLFAKPMSAESLIQSPWMAPQTKPLGYRSIKRKRVAWTPRH, encoded by the coding sequence ACGGAGGGGCGTTTGGCGATGTGCTCGAGACGCTCGCCGCCAGGGGTTTTTCAGGCAAGGTTCTGCCTCTGGTTCGGCACGCTTCCACCGTTATTGACGAGGTACAGGCGATCGCGGAGGGACTCGGTTTGAGTCTCCTGCCACCACTTGTGATGCCTTTCAATGATGAGCGTCTGCGGAGCAGAATTGCTGCGCTCCTGCCCGAGGTTTCGGACGGTCCTACAATGGACATTCGGGAGGCTCTGCGCTTCGGTTGGCTTGAGTTGTGGTACCAGCCAAAAATAGATGTGCGTACTCTCGCAATGCATGGTGCTGAGGCGCTTCTCCGCATACGCCATCCTAAATGGGGGATCGTTCCTCCAGCCTATTTCATCGCAGATGACGGCGATCCCCGCTTGGAATTGGTTTCCAAGACAGTCATCAGTCGCGCGGTCGATGATTGGTACTTCTTCTTTCGCGAGCGCTATGCCATCGAACTCGCCATCAATCTTCCAGTTCCCTTCTTCCAGGCGCCGTGCTCACTGGACTATCTTTGCAGGAAACTGCCTGGCCATACGGCCTTCGAGGGAATTCTGGTCGAATCCAATGGCGTCGATATCCTACGCAACCTGGATTTCATCAGGGGCCTTGCCAAGCAGTTTCGTGCCCACAAGATCGGAATCTCGATCGACGATATCGGCGCAGAGTGGGGCTCATTTTGTGGCCTGCGGGAGTTCCCTTTCGTTGAGATCAAGGTCGATCGGAAGTTTGTCGATGGCTGCGCCAACGATGGTTTGAAGAGATCGATTTGCGCCGACATTGTAAAACTTGCCAACTGCTACGGTGCGCGCACGGTTGCCGAGGGTGTCGAAACGTGGGGCGATTTCCACGCCGTGAGGGAGATGGGATTCGACTTGATCCAGGGGTTTCTATTTGCCAAGCCCATGAGCGCGGAAAGCCTGATCCAAAGCCCTTGGATGGCCCCACAGACCAAACCGCTCGGATACCGCTCAATCAAAAGGAAAAGGGTCGCATGGACGCCGCGGCACTGA